One part of the Terriglobia bacterium genome encodes these proteins:
- a CDS encoding lysophospholipid acyltransferase family protein — protein MRGGVKELAEYGLALALIKTFGALPRPVAYPAARIIGRLGFHLARRQRQAGLHNLRMAFPDMSESERERILRGCFQNLGRLLVEFTHFPELNKTNISEFVVHDGLENYLDGLRRGRGVIFMTAHFGAWELSSFAHALYGYPLKFIVRTLDNKRVEGLISSYRTASGNLPIDRRNAGRDVLKALRQNQAVGILFDQNTTRSEGVFAGFFDTPAATTPAIALFALRTGAAVVPGFLIWDTALQKHRLRLDPPVELIDTGDLDRDVLENTKLFNKILESYIRQYPDQWLWIHRRWKTRPEGEPPIY, from the coding sequence GTGCGCGGAGGCGTAAAAGAACTCGCCGAGTACGGCCTTGCCCTGGCGCTGATCAAGACGTTCGGCGCCCTGCCGCGTCCGGTCGCCTATCCCGCCGCCAGGATCATTGGCAGGCTTGGTTTTCATCTCGCCCGGCGGCAGAGGCAGGCGGGCCTTCACAATCTCCGGATGGCCTTCCCGGACATGAGCGAAAGCGAGCGCGAACGCATTCTGCGGGGCTGCTTTCAAAACCTCGGGCGGCTGCTGGTCGAGTTCACACACTTCCCCGAACTGAACAAAACCAACATTTCAGAATTTGTCGTGCACGACGGGCTCGAGAACTATCTCGACGGGCTGCGGCGTGGACGCGGGGTGATCTTCATGACGGCGCATTTCGGCGCCTGGGAACTCAGCTCGTTCGCGCATGCCCTCTACGGATACCCTCTAAAATTCATCGTGCGGACGCTCGACAACAAACGCGTCGAAGGGCTCATTTCGAGCTACCGCACCGCCAGCGGGAACCTGCCGATCGACCGGCGGAACGCCGGCCGCGACGTTTTGAAAGCATTGCGGCAGAACCAAGCCGTCGGCATCCTCTTCGATCAGAACACCACGCGCAGCGAGGGCGTTTTCGCCGGCTTTTTCGATACTCCCGCAGCGACAACTCCGGCAATCGCGTTATTCGCGTTGAGGACGGGAGCGGCTGTCGTTCCAGGATTCCTGATCTGGGACACGGCATTGCAGAAGCATCGGCTGCGTCTCGACCCGCCGGTCGAGTTGATCGATACGGGCGACCTCGATCGAGACGTCCTGGAAAACACGAAGCTGTTCAACAAAATCCTGGAAAGCTACATTCGGCAATACCCGGACCAGTGGTTGTGGATTCACCGCCGCTGGAAAACTCGGCCGGAAGGGGAGCCTCCAATTTATTAA